The Culex quinquefasciatus strain JHB chromosome 2, VPISU_Cqui_1.0_pri_paternal, whole genome shotgun sequence genome contains the following window.
tcttttactagtgaaatagcaagataatgtccaaatgaaggttctaaaaatagtaagatcgacagaaaagctacttttggcatgctattgacaaattatcataaaagtgttccgaatttgtgggtgttccgaatatgtgggatgactgtacataatcattaaaaatgattgaatggTAACACCGACTCTCGGGCTTTATCAAGGTGCCAACTAGACAAGAAAAGTCTCACTTTATAGTCACATCTCACACAACCAGATCTACTACACAGCTctcaacaacaagaacaacgcCTAGTTCCGATTATCACATTGCTCTAATTGGATGCCACGCCGGGCGAAACCTGGGCCCAGGTATTAAGTATTCACGAATATGCTTATCATAAATTACATAACAACCTACCACCACGGCGGTGGAGTTTGCCCGATGTGTGTTTGTGACGGGAAATAGAACGCACAACAATGGGAAAAACGGTTTGGGTGATGGAATGTTGGTGCATACCCCCTCACACCCCTGCTTTGACTTGCGCGTTGACGCCAGACAGGAAGATTGTGTTCCAGAGATTGGGCCTGTCGAGTGCAAAACGATCTAATGATAGGCCTCCCTACGAGTCCCAACCTTAACGCAATTGTTGTTCATGTATCGCTTGCGCGATACAATCCTAGCCATATAATTGTGAGAATGTTTTCCATTATTTAAATACACCCAACTAGTTAGACACTGTTGACTACTTTTTTGCTAATTCGTTCCCtttttccctctctctctcattTTTCTTGCAGGTATGCACGCATCCCCCGTTGATCTTAACCGTGAGTCACAATCCGTGGACCTCGACCTTAGTCCGAACTAAACGGTGCAGAGTTGACAAATCGCTGCTTTTGCCAACCCACCACGCAGGGAGGGATAATTTACGCGCGCGCGGGCGCCAATTACTTGCCCGCCAAAGTAAACACCCATCATTCATCATCTTGATCCTGGCTCGAACGGCCCTGGATGGTGGCGGCCAATGACCCGGGTGATGAAACAAGCTCGGCCGGTACAGGCCCCCGTACACTTAATCATCATCAGCAGCGGCATTGGCTTTGGGATGGAAGAAAACTCTTTTCCCGGAGAAGACCACCCACCTGTCGACATTGTTGAGAGTTTTGCTTCCCAAAAGTGGTTGGGtagaaaatttcgcaaactAAGCGAGGAAAGGGTGTTGATGTAGGCAGAGaagtgaaaaataataaaatt
Protein-coding sequences here:
- the LOC119767484 gene encoding uncharacterized protein LOC119767484 isoform X1, encoding MKPERLKVRVSTESNLQIRTKLASYSFGVQKKSLLFTTPRTPPLHNLVCTHPPLILTVSHNPWTSTLVRTKRCRVDKSLLLPTHHAGRDNLRARGRQLLARQSKHPSFIILILARTALDGGGQ